The genomic interval AGGAGATGCGCACGCAGTGCAGGCCGGTCTCGCCGGCGGCGAGGTCGCGGCAGGCGCCGTGGGCCACGGCATCCAGATCCAGGCCCAGGACCTCGGCGCCCGCCGCGAGCAGGGCCCGCGTGTGTCCCCCGAAGCCGAAGGTGCCGTCGACGTAGCGCCGCCCCGGTCCCGGCGCGAGGTAGCCGAGGGTCTCGGCCTTGAGCACCGGCACGTGGGGCGCCATCATCATGTCCGGCCGACGGGAACCGGGCGCCCGAGCAGGCGCAGCGCGGCGGCTTCACTGGGGGTCGAACCGAGCTCGCGGTCCCAGTCCTCCATGACCAGGATCGCCTTCAGGTAGTCGCTCCACTCCTGCAGGAAGAGCTGGTGCCCGAACGCGCGCAGGCGGCGGTTCCAGGCGATGAGGCCGCGCGTGGCGCGGTAGTCGAGGTGCGTCAACCGGCTGCCCTCGAGGATGACCCGGCATCCACGGCTCACCAGACGGGGTGCGACACGACTCACCAGCCGGTCGACGCCCTCGCGATCGAGAATTCCCGAGAGAGCGACCCTGACCGTTCTTTCGTTCTGTTCGATCCGGATCTGCAGGCCATCCGGATGCTGTGGAGCGTGGTCGCCGGAAACGAACGGCCGGGTCGACTCTCTCGGCATGCGGGCTCCTTCCCTGGGTCGCCCCTCCGTGGGCGCATGTTCTCGTGGCTGGTCGGGGGTCCGGCGGGGCCGGACCGGGCTCTGTTCCGCGGTTGGTCGGCCGGGCGGGCGCCGATCCGTCGGCGCCCCTCTTGCCCGGCTGTCTCCGGCTGGCATCCGTGCCACCGGCTTTTCCGCCGCCCGCCCCGCATCCGTGCGGAGGCGGCGGGGTCTCTCCGCTCTCCTAGCGGAAGAACTGGTCGTCGAAGGCGGCCTCGCCCTCGACCTCGGCGTTCGCGTCCTCGAGGGCGGCGGGATCCCACAGTTCCATGTAGCTCCCCATGCCCACGATCGCGATCCGCTTGTCGATGCCGTACTCCAGGAGGGTTTCGCGGCTCACGGCCACCCGCCCCTGGGCGTCGGGTTCGACGATGAGGCTGTTGGTGCTCATGCGGCGCAGGTAGGCCCGCAGCTTCGGCCCCGGT from bacterium carries:
- a CDS encoding STAS domain-containing protein, with product MPRESTRPFVSGDHAPQHPDGLQIRIEQNERTVRVALSGILDREGVDRLVSRVAPRLVSRGCRVILEGSRLTHLDYRATRGLIAWNRRLRAFGHQLFLQEWSDYLKAILVMEDWDRELGSTPSEAAALRLLGRPVPVGRT